The Vanessa atalanta chromosome 2, ilVanAtal1.2, whole genome shotgun sequence genome has a segment encoding these proteins:
- the LOC125069086 gene encoding uncharacterized protein LOC125069086: protein MHHSVLDEYRFKVDTDEMMITLVRFLLAVLLFSDVLCRRVPEQNSTIDGDKLEEMAKKPVCHYSDPHVADCIKRVAEQAKLLLAHGIPSFGIQPLEPLKVPSIRLRQHNMPQARFKYDAWLTDLTLNGLTNYTFNKLDVFPEDLKVTGNISLPRLVMSGEYVVIGQFQMLPVESTGIISANFTDCTAALDAVGAKVHKRMVIRDADVKLRCTGPLLANLKEAHSTTGEMEMITDHIIHMHATELAKEVQPAVETALSMVLEDIANKFLKHIPTNMVFPN, encoded by the exons ATGCATCATTCAGTCTTAGATGAATATCGATTCAAAGTGGACACAGACGAGATGATGATCACTCTTGTTAGATTCCTGTTAGCAGTTCTGCTTTTTAGTGATGTACTTTGTAGACGAGTGCCTGAACAAAATAGTACGATAGATGGCGATAAATTGGAGGAAATGG CTAAGAAGCCAGTGTGTCATTACAGCGACCCTCATGTTGCTGATTGTATTAAACGTGTAGCAGAACAAGCTAAGTTGCTTCTGGCACATGGTATACCATCCTTTGGCATTCAACCGCTTGAGCCTTTGAAAGTGCCAAGCATAAGACTGAGACAGCACAACATGCCGCAGGCACGCTTCAAGTATGACGCTTGGCTAACCGACCTTACCCTGAACGGCTTGACGAACTACACTTTTAATAAACTTGA cgtcTTCCCTGAAGACTTAAAGGTTACAGGTAACATAAGCTTACCACGACTCGTGATGTCCGGTGAATATGTAGTCATCGGACAATTTCAAATGTTGCCAGTGGAATCGACTGGGATAATATCTGCTAATTTCA CGGACTGCACCGCTGCCCTCGATGCTGTTGGAGCAAAAGTTCACAAAAGAATGGTGATTCGTGACGCTGACGTCAAACTTCGCTGCACTGGACCGCTATTGGCAAATTTAAAAGAAGCTCATTCGACTACTGGTGAAATGG AAATGATAACAGACCACATCATTCACATGCACGCGACGGAACTAGCGAAGGAAGTGCAGCCGGCCGTGGAGACAGCGCTCTCGATGGTTTTGGAAGACATTGCTAACAAATTCCTCAAGCATATCCCAACCAATATGGTTTTTCCTAACTGA
- the LOC125073830 gene encoding circadian clock-controlled protein daywake-like produces the protein MRVLVILAVCAVVSAKIIPDDFPQCKRNDPELDKCILKAVDVVKPRLLNGIPEVNVPALDPFNVPTLKLDRTASNLRLKATIKNMKAFGGSNFKIEKMKLNLNNKYVGEVKLTIPQLEVTAEYDVRGSRILTLDISGKGKFRSNFTGITVVAKGSAKPIVKDGVEYLQAEKMITKLRIGNGQVFIDDTERPVAASSAAAFFNASPSVVLDILNPLIEESSAAIFKAFFNKIFGTIPLNEILVVDA, from the exons ATGAGGGTCCTAGTAATACTTGCTGTGTGTGCAGTCGTATCCGCTAAAATTATAC CGGACGACTTCCCACAGTGCAAGCGAAATGACCCAGAAttagataaatgtattttaaaagcaGTTGATGTAGTGAAGCCGAGACTACTAAATGGCATTCCTGAAGTAAACGTACCGGCCTTGGACCCTTTCAATGTGCCAACATTGAAGCTGGACAGAACAGCCTCTAACTTAAGGCTGAAGGCTACCATTAAGAACATGAAGGCGTTCGGCGGATCTAACTTTAAAATTGAGAAAATgaa GTTGAACCTCAACAACAAGTATGTGGGCGAAGTGAAACTAACAATCCCACAGTTGGAGGTGACGGCTGAGTATGACGTGCGCGGCTCCAGAATTTTAACGCTCGACATAAGTGGCAAAGGAAAATTCAGAAGCAATTTca ctgGAATAACTGTAGTAGCTAAGGGTAGCGCCAAACCAATTGTCAAAGATGGTGTCGAATACTTACAAGCTGAGAAAATGATAACCAAACTCAGGATCGGCAATGGACAAGTATTCATCGATGATACTGAAAGACCAGTAGCTG CATCATCAGCTGCCGCTTTCTTCAACGCCAGCCCATCAGTTGTTCTGGATATCCTCAACCCTCTCATCGAAGAGAGCAGTGCTGCCATCTTTAAAGcctttttcaacaaaattttcgGAACAATACCCCTAAATGAAATTTTAGTTGTTGATGCgtaa
- the LOC125069070 gene encoding protein takeout-like, giving the protein MKIFSVIKIFCSAEKSFINFGSFICPREEIALGRCLRDALNSYIPQLATGVPEYGVPSCEPLFVPSLAIEQTAGPISVTSSYTDVSVRGPSTMRVKDVQVHSAKHEVIATLHIPELRMKGNYNLKGQLLMLPIEGDGKFSAKYDDIDATVTIVLGRKPRLNAADALACKKLDVMFNVKKVSMDLDNLFGGDGDLGNAMNKFLNENWEKLSKELQSPMEEALKDFFKPLADHVLSTLDADDILLP; this is encoded by the exons ATGAA aattttcagtgtaattaaaattttttgtagtgcagaaaaaagttttatcaatT TCGGTAGTTTCATTTGTCCCCGTGAAGAGATCGCCCTAGGTCGTTGCCTAAGAGACGCGCTCAACTCCTACATACCGCAATTAGCAACAG GAGTACCAGAATACGGTGTGCCATCATGCGAGCCGCTTTTCGTTCCATCTTTAGCGATCGAACAGACAGCGGGACCAATATCTGTGACATCCTCGTATACAGACGTATCAGTCAGAGGGCCTTCGACCATGAGGGTGAAAGATGTTCA GGTTCATTCTGCGAAACATGAGGTGATTGCTACGCTTCATATACCAGAACTTAGGATGAAGGGTAACTACAACTTGAAGGGGCAACTTTTAATGTTGCCAATAGAGGGAGATGGCAAATTTTCCGCTAAATATg ACGATATCGACGCAACAGTGACCATAGTTTTGGGAAGAAAACCTCGTCTCAATGCAGCGGATGCTCTTGCTTGCAAAAAACTTGATGTTATGTTCAACGTTAAGAAGGTTTCGATGGATCTGGACAATCTGTTTGGTGGAGATGGAGACTTAG gaAATGCAATGAACaaatttttgaatgaaaattgGGAGAAACTGTCTAAAGAACTACAAAGTCCAATGGAAGAggctttaaaagattttttcaagCCGTTGGCAGATCATGTATTGAGTACATTAGACGCTGATGATATTTTGTTGCCATAA